In Massilia forsythiae, one DNA window encodes the following:
- a CDS encoding DUF4404 family protein has protein sequence MLNENESDLKAHLKTLHRNLNETGQVDEELQMLLRQLDGDINRLLDKRDEDNLDANTYGLASRSQELTARFAAKHPTLEPALRQLGTILANMGI, from the coding sequence ATGCTGAACGAGAACGAATCCGACCTGAAGGCGCACCTGAAAACGCTGCACCGCAACCTCAACGAGACCGGCCAGGTCGACGAGGAATTGCAGATGCTGCTGCGCCAACTCGATGGCGACATCAACCGCCTGCTGGACAAGCGCGACGAAGACAACCTGGACGCCAACACCTATGGTCTGGCCTCGCGCTCGCAGGAACTCACCGCGCGCTTCGCCGCCAAGCACCCGACCCTGGAACCGGCCCTGCGCCAGCTCGGCACCATCCTGGCCAACATGGGTATCTGA
- a CDS encoding YgiQ family radical SAM protein has translation MNSPANLFANVPKRSSRAPVAPFLPMSRAEMDKLGWDSCDIILITGDAYIDHPSFGMALVGRLLEAQGYRVGIISQPDWTSVEPFRALGKPNLYWGVTAGNMDSMVNRYTADRKIRSDDAYTPEGAPNKRPDRAVTVYCQRAREAYPGVPVIAGSIEASLRRIAHYDYWSDKVRRSVLFESKADLVIFGNAERALVDATRRIAAGENIRDIRDLRGTAFLVPHGWLPDDEWSVHNSTRVDVPGRIDPQPNPYAMALEDPKQCARDNAQPEPEAQPILKPIVIMTREERQAAAREKARKTVVRLPSFDTVSVDPVMYAHASRVFHLESNPGNARALVQQHGDRDVWLNPPPLPLQMDEMDGVYDMNYARAPHPSYGKAHIPAWEMIRYSVNIMRGCFGGCTFCSITEHEGRIIQSRSEPSILREIELIRDTTKNFAGTITDLGGPTANMYRLACKEKKIEETCRRLSCVYPTICSNLGTDHSKLISLYRKARAIPGIKKILIGSGLRYDLAVRSPEYVKELVTHHVGGLLKIAPEHTEEATLSKMMKPGIGAYDEFKALFDKYSKEAGKKQYLIPYFIAAHPGSTDEDMLNLALWLKKNNFHLDQVQTFTPTPMAMATTMYHSGKNPLHKVSEDSEVVETAKSGKTRKLHKAFLRYYDPENWPVLREGLRRMGRGDLIGNGERHLVPATGGGGEEVPQQRGERRPPGPGAAPQGRVIEVAPKRNARPGDALAGARAGERNGGRAAPARGERRNERVPATTPFMAPPSKVAPSILSTIKAKPKAGRK, from the coding sequence ATGAACTCCCCAGCCAACCTCTTCGCGAACGTTCCCAAGCGTTCCAGCCGCGCACCCGTCGCGCCCTTCCTGCCCATGTCGCGCGCCGAAATGGACAAGCTGGGCTGGGATTCGTGCGACATCATCCTGATCACTGGCGACGCCTACATCGACCACCCCAGCTTCGGGATGGCGCTGGTCGGCCGCCTGCTGGAAGCGCAGGGGTACCGCGTCGGCATCATCAGCCAGCCGGACTGGACCTCCGTGGAGCCGTTCCGCGCGCTCGGCAAGCCGAACCTGTACTGGGGCGTCACCGCCGGCAACATGGACTCGATGGTCAACCGCTACACGGCCGACCGCAAGATCCGCTCCGACGATGCCTACACGCCGGAGGGCGCGCCGAACAAGCGTCCGGACCGCGCCGTGACCGTGTATTGCCAGCGTGCGCGCGAAGCGTATCCCGGCGTGCCGGTGATCGCCGGCAGCATCGAAGCCTCGCTGCGCCGCATCGCGCACTACGACTACTGGTCGGACAAGGTGCGCCGCTCGGTGCTGTTCGAATCCAAGGCGGATCTCGTCATCTTCGGCAACGCCGAGCGCGCGCTGGTCGACGCGACCCGCCGCATTGCCGCCGGCGAGAACATCCGCGACATCCGCGACCTGCGCGGCACCGCCTTCCTGGTGCCGCACGGCTGGCTGCCGGACGACGAGTGGAGCGTGCACAACTCCACGCGCGTGGACGTGCCGGGCCGCATCGACCCGCAGCCGAACCCGTATGCGATGGCGCTGGAAGACCCCAAGCAGTGCGCGCGCGACAATGCGCAGCCGGAGCCCGAGGCGCAGCCGATCCTGAAACCGATCGTCATCATGACGCGCGAAGAGCGCCAGGCCGCGGCCAGGGAAAAAGCCCGCAAGACCGTGGTGCGCCTGCCGAGCTTCGATACCGTCAGCGTCGACCCGGTGATGTACGCACACGCCTCGCGCGTGTTCCACCTGGAGTCGAATCCGGGCAACGCGCGCGCGCTGGTGCAGCAGCACGGCGACCGCGACGTCTGGCTGAACCCGCCGCCGCTGCCGCTGCAGATGGACGAGATGGACGGCGTGTACGACATGAACTATGCGCGCGCGCCGCACCCGAGCTACGGCAAGGCCCATATCCCGGCCTGGGAAATGATCCGCTATTCCGTCAACATCATGCGCGGCTGCTTCGGCGGCTGCACCTTCTGTTCGATCACCGAGCACGAGGGGCGTATCATCCAGAGCCGCTCGGAACCGTCGATCCTGCGCGAGATCGAGCTGATCCGCGACACCACCAAGAACTTCGCCGGCACCATCACCGACCTGGGCGGCCCGACCGCCAACATGTACCGCCTGGCGTGCAAGGAAAAGAAGATCGAGGAAACCTGCCGCCGCCTGTCGTGCGTGTACCCGACCATCTGCAGCAACCTGGGCACCGACCACAGCAAGCTGATCTCGCTGTACCGCAAGGCGCGCGCCATTCCCGGCATCAAGAAGATCCTGATCGGTTCCGGGCTGCGCTACGACCTGGCCGTGCGCTCACCCGAGTACGTCAAGGAACTGGTGACGCACCACGTCGGCGGCCTGCTGAAAATCGCGCCGGAGCACACCGAGGAAGCCACGCTCTCCAAGATGATGAAGCCGGGCATCGGCGCCTACGACGAGTTCAAGGCGCTGTTCGACAAGTACTCCAAGGAAGCCGGCAAGAAGCAGTACCTGATCCCGTACTTCATCGCCGCGCACCCGGGTAGCACCGACGAGGACATGCTGAACCTGGCGCTGTGGCTCAAGAAGAACAATTTTCACCTGGACCAGGTGCAGACGTTTACGCCGACCCCGATGGCGATGGCCACCACCATGTACCACTCGGGCAAGAATCCGCTGCACAAGGTCAGCGAGGATTCGGAAGTCGTCGAAACCGCCAAGAGCGGCAAGACCAGGAAGCTGCACAAAGCCTTCCTGCGCTACTACGATCCGGAAAACTGGCCGGTGCTGCGCGAAGGCCTGCGGCGCATGGGCCGCGGCGACCTGATCGGCAACGGCGAGCGCCATCTGGTGCCGGCCACCGGCGGCGGCGGCGAAGAAGTGCCGCAGCAACGCGGCGAACGCCGCCCGCCGGGGCCTGGTGCCGCGCCGCAGGGCCGCGTGATCGAGGTGGCGCCCAAGCGCAATGCGCGTCCGGGGGATGCGCTGGCCGGTGCCCGCGCCGGCGAGCGCAATGGCGGCCGTGCGGCGCCGGCGCGTGGCGAACGGCGCAACGAGCGCGTGCCGGCCACCACGCCGTTCATGGCGCCGCCATCGAAGGTGGCGCCGTCGATCCTGTCGACTATCAAGGCCAAGCCGAAGGCGGGGCGCAAGTAG
- a CDS encoding VF530 family DNA-binding protein: MSVQALHGITLESVLTRLVEHYGWAGLGRRIDINCFIKDPSIKSSLKFLRKTPWARDKVEQLYLETRFTNERE, encoded by the coding sequence ATGAGTGTGCAAGCCCTACACGGTATTACCTTAGAATCGGTGCTGACCCGCCTGGTCGAGCACTACGGCTGGGCCGGACTCGGCCGCCGTATCGACATCAACTGTTTTATCAAGGACCCGAGCATCAAGTCGAGCCTGAAGTTCTTGCGCAAGACGCCCTGGGCGCGCGACAAGGTCGAGCAGTTGTATCTGGAGACCAGGTTCACCAACGAGAGGGAATGA